One window of the Pseudomonas lurida genome contains the following:
- a CDS encoding cobalamin-binding protein — protein MRRYWLAVLLALSAQALAAERVVSLAPSLSEIVAELGAANVLVGVLDGGDRPAALAHVPSVGHYGQLDMERLLSLRPDLILLWPGSVGPAQREQLQRLNIPVYVAEPHSLEQLTTQVQAIAEQLGRAEAGRQLAAQLRQRLVELRQRYQRAEPLRVFYQVWDQPLYTVGGGQIISDALTVCGARNVFDDLKLPAPQVSIESVLQRDPEMILVGDQAQKAAWKVWPTMAERVRQVPDKGLERPSGQMLEALGRLCQVIAPNR, from the coding sequence ATGAGGCGTTACTGGCTGGCAGTGCTGCTGGCATTGAGCGCCCAGGCGCTGGCGGCTGAGCGAGTCGTGAGCCTGGCGCCGTCCCTGTCTGAAATCGTTGCCGAACTGGGGGCTGCCAATGTGCTGGTGGGCGTGCTCGACGGTGGTGATCGCCCGGCGGCGTTGGCGCACGTACCGTCCGTGGGGCATTACGGCCAGTTGGACATGGAGCGCCTGCTCAGCCTCAGGCCCGACCTGATCCTGCTGTGGCCCGGCAGCGTCGGCCCGGCGCAGCGTGAGCAATTGCAGCGCCTGAACATTCCGGTGTACGTCGCCGAACCCCATAGCCTTGAACAGCTCACCACCCAGGTCCAGGCCATTGCCGAGCAATTGGGCCGCGCTGAAGCCGGCCGTCAGTTGGCCGCGCAATTGCGCCAACGCCTGGTCGAACTGCGCCAGCGCTACCAGCGTGCCGAGCCGTTGCGAGTGTTTTACCAGGTGTGGGATCAGCCGTTGTACACGGTGGGCGGTGGCCAGATCATCAGCGATGCGCTGACGGTGTGCGGCGCGCGCAACGTGTTCGATGACCTCAAGCTGCCCGCACCGCAGGTGAGTATCGAGTCGGTGTTGCAACGTGATCCCGAGATGATCCTGGTGGGTGATCAAGCCCAGAAGGCGGCGTGGAAAGTCTGGCCAACGATGGCGGAACGCGTGCGGCAGGTGCCCGATAAAGGCCTGGAGCGGCCCAGTGGGCAGATGTTGGAAGCGTTGGGACGGTTGTGTCAGGTGATTGCGCCGAACCGGTGA
- a CDS encoding rhomboid family intramembrane serine protease, with amino-acid sequence MDALKGFKTIAGLALFMVALHVLNVATGYSLVAFGLVPRTLQGLFGILTSPFLHTSFAHLSANLVAFLILGTLVMIEGLNRFVTVSSIIILLGGSLVWLFGFSGVHVGASGWVFGLWAYLLSRAWFHRSWSNLITAGVVAVLYGGLVLGFLPRQGVSFEGHLFGAFAGFIAAKVLLSTPRNGFNAG; translated from the coding sequence ATGGACGCCCTGAAGGGTTTCAAGACAATCGCAGGCCTGGCGCTGTTCATGGTCGCGCTGCACGTGCTCAACGTAGCGACCGGTTACAGCCTCGTGGCGTTCGGCCTGGTTCCGAGAACGCTGCAGGGGCTGTTCGGCATCCTCACCTCACCGTTTTTACATACGTCGTTTGCCCATCTCAGCGCGAACCTGGTTGCCTTCCTGATACTGGGCACCCTGGTCATGATCGAAGGGCTCAATCGGTTCGTGACCGTCAGCTCGATCATCATCCTGCTGGGCGGCTCGTTGGTCTGGCTGTTCGGTTTTTCGGGCGTGCACGTGGGTGCCAGCGGTTGGGTCTTTGGGTTATGGGCGTACCTGTTGTCCCGCGCCTGGTTCCACAGGAGCTGGAGCAACCTGATAACGGCCGGTGTCGTGGCGGTACTGTATGGCGGACTGGTCCTTGGCTTCCTGCCTCGCCAAGGCGTTTCCTTCGAAGGGCATCTGTTTGGTGCGTTCGCCGGATTTATTGCAGCCAAGGTACTTCTCTCCACACCACGCAACGGGTTTAATGCCGGCTGA
- a CDS encoding MerR family transcriptional regulator, protein MYIGKAAQLSGTTIKAIRHYEAIGLLPEPQRRGQYRVYSEQSVEWLMFIKCAQQLGFKLKELQEILRGHHGGALPWDRADQAIAEKKQELALKIAVLQEMHVGLQAFEEQLKAAQGQCSSMAQRS, encoded by the coding sequence ATGTACATCGGCAAAGCCGCGCAATTGTCAGGCACAACCATCAAGGCGATTCGTCACTATGAGGCGATCGGGCTGCTGCCAGAACCGCAGCGCCGAGGCCAGTATCGGGTCTATTCGGAGCAAAGCGTTGAGTGGCTGATGTTTATCAAGTGCGCTCAGCAGTTGGGGTTCAAGCTCAAGGAATTGCAGGAAATCCTTCGAGGCCATCACGGCGGTGCATTACCTTGGGACCGAGCAGATCAGGCCATCGCTGAAAAAAAACAGGAGCTGGCGCTGAAAATTGCCGTGTTGCAGGAAATGCACGTGGGGTTGCAGGCCTTTGAAGAACAGTTGAAAGCAGCGCAGGGGCAGTGCTCGTCAATGGCGCAAAGATCCTGA
- a CDS encoding YjfI family protein, with protein MKQMRAGLAAAGYVKHETWVLPENRSLLKQMEKQLRQPILAGSFMSENFMSAGTNWNIDRLFTALQALDEVVSNDITLSLVQGSESSIKLEMNDFGGLPIYIAVVGEQIIVDTVLVDVESINDVEKFNDAVLRSREMFPLSSIGIESMPNGQVVYNMFGALSSDSSLTNIVTEVKTLVDNVQRASEAFERFFN; from the coding sequence ATGAAGCAGATGCGCGCGGGCCTGGCTGCCGCCGGTTATGTGAAACACGAGACTTGGGTGCTTCCCGAAAACCGAAGCCTGCTCAAGCAGATGGAGAAACAGCTTCGCCAGCCGATTCTGGCTGGTTCATTCATGTCGGAGAATTTCATGAGCGCAGGTACCAACTGGAATATCGATCGCCTCTTCACGGCGCTTCAGGCCCTGGACGAAGTGGTCTCCAACGACATTACGCTTTCCCTGGTTCAAGGCTCCGAGTCCAGCATCAAGCTGGAAATGAACGACTTCGGTGGCTTGCCGATTTACATCGCGGTGGTGGGCGAGCAGATCATCGTCGACACCGTGCTGGTCGACGTCGAGTCCATCAACGATGTCGAAAAATTCAATGACGCGGTACTGCGCAGCCGGGAGATGTTCCCGCTGTCCTCCATCGGCATCGAGTCCATGCCTAACGGGCAGGTTGTCTACAACATGTTCGGCGCGTTGAGCTCCGACTCCAGCCTGACCAACATCGTGACCGAGGTGAAAACCCTCGTCGACAACGTGCAACGCGCCAGCGAAGCCTTTGAACGTTTCTTCAATTAA
- the ispA gene encoding (2E,6E)-farnesyl diphosphate synthase — protein MIDAYQASSQARVNAALEPLFVAPSPEMKRLYEAMRYSVMNGGKRVRPLLAYAACEALGAPAEQANGAACAVELIHAYSLVHDDLPAMDDDDLRRGQPTTHKAFDEAYAILAGDGLQSLAFSALLDPALSSVNAEVRLRMVTALAHAAGPAGMVGGQAIDMGSVSLKLDQQALEHMHRHKTGALIEAAVHLGALASGRAEAAHLAALQTYSRAIGLAFQVQDDILDVESDTATLGKRQGADIARDKPTYPALLGLAAAKAYALELRDQALDALRPFDAAAEPLRDLARYIVERRH, from the coding sequence ATGATCGACGCGTATCAGGCCAGTAGCCAAGCCCGGGTCAATGCGGCGTTGGAACCCTTGTTTGTTGCGCCAAGCCCGGAAATGAAGCGCCTTTATGAGGCCATGCGCTATAGCGTGATGAATGGCGGCAAGCGTGTGCGCCCGTTGCTGGCCTACGCCGCCTGCGAGGCCTTGGGCGCGCCGGCCGAGCAGGCCAATGGCGCGGCCTGCGCGGTCGAGTTGATTCACGCCTACTCCCTGGTGCACGACGACTTGCCGGCGATGGACGACGACGATCTGCGTCGTGGCCAACCGACCACCCACAAAGCCTTCGATGAAGCCTATGCGATCCTGGCCGGCGACGGCCTGCAGAGCCTGGCGTTCAGCGCGCTGCTGGACCCGGCACTCAGCAGCGTGAATGCCGAGGTTCGCCTGCGCATGGTCACCGCATTGGCCCACGCCGCTGGCCCGGCCGGCATGGTCGGCGGGCAGGCAATCGACATGGGCTCGGTCAGCCTCAAGCTGGACCAGCAGGCCCTCGAACACATGCACCGCCACAAGACCGGCGCGCTGATCGAAGCCGCCGTGCACTTGGGCGCGCTGGCGAGCGGGCGCGCCGAAGCCGCGCATTTGGCCGCCTTGCAGACCTATTCCCGGGCCATCGGCCTGGCGTTCCAGGTGCAGGACGACATTCTCGACGTCGAGAGTGACACCGCGACCCTGGGCAAACGCCAAGGCGCTGATATCGCACGGGACAAGCCGACTTATCCGGCGCTGCTCGGTCTTGCAGCGGCCAAGGCCTATGCCCTGGAGCTGCGTGACCAGGCCCTGGACGCCCTGCGACCTTTCGACGCGGCGGCCGAGCCACTGCGTGACCTGGCGCGCTATATCGTCGAACGCCGGCACTGA
- the dxs gene encoding 1-deoxy-D-xylulose-5-phosphate synthase: MPTTFQEIPRKRPSTPLLDRAVTPAGLRRLGEAELETLADELRLELLYTVGQTGGHFGAGLGVIELTIALHYVFDTPDDRLVWDVGHQAYPHKILTGRRERMGTLRQKDGVAAFPRRSESEYDTFGVGHSSTSISAALGMAIAARLQNSDRKAIAVIGDGALTAGMAFEALNHAPEVDANMLVILNDNDMSISRNVGGLSNYLAKILSSRTYASMREGSKKVLSRLPGAWEIARRTEEYAKGMLVPGTLFEELGWNYIGPIDGHDLPTLIATLRNMRDLKGPQFLHIVTKKGKGFAPAEVDPIGYHAITKLEPLDAPAAAPKKASGPKYSGVFGEWLCDMAAADPRLVGITPAMKEGSDLVAFSERFPLRYFDVAIAEQHAVTFAAGMACEGAKPVVAIYSTFLQRGYDQLVHDVAVQNLDVLFAIDRAGLVGEDGPTHAGSFDLSYLRCIPGMLVMTPSDENELRKMLSTGHLYNGPAAVRYPRGNGPNAVIEKDLEPIEIGKGIVRRQGSKTAFLVFGVQLAEALKVAEKIDATVVDMRFVKPLDEALVREIAGSHELLVTVEENAIMGGAGAAVSEFLARENILKSVLHLGLPDVYVEHAKPAQMLAECGLDEAGIEASVRERMALLNL; the protein is encoded by the coding sequence ATGCCCACGACGTTCCAAGAGATTCCCCGCAAGCGCCCGTCCACGCCCCTGCTTGACCGTGCCGTCACGCCGGCCGGCCTGCGTCGACTGGGTGAAGCCGAGCTGGAAACCCTGGCCGATGAGTTGCGCCTGGAATTGCTCTACACGGTCGGCCAGACCGGTGGGCATTTTGGTGCCGGCTTGGGTGTCATCGAGCTGACCATCGCCCTGCACTACGTGTTCGACACCCCGGACGACCGGTTGGTGTGGGACGTAGGCCATCAGGCGTACCCGCACAAGATCCTCACGGGCCGCCGCGAGCGCATGGGCACCCTGCGCCAGAAGGACGGCGTTGCCGCCTTCCCACGGCGCTCCGAGAGCGAATACGACACCTTTGGCGTCGGCCACTCCAGCACCTCCATCAGTGCAGCGCTGGGCATGGCAATTGCCGCCCGCCTGCAAAACAGCGATCGCAAGGCGATTGCAGTGATTGGTGATGGCGCGCTGACCGCGGGCATGGCCTTCGAAGCACTCAACCATGCGCCGGAAGTGGACGCCAACATGTTGGTGATCCTCAACGACAACGACATGTCGATCTCGCGCAATGTCGGTGGCCTGTCCAATTACCTGGCCAAGATTCTCTCCAGTCGCACCTACGCCAGCATGCGCGAAGGCAGCAAGAAGGTGCTCTCGCGCCTGCCTGGCGCGTGGGAAATTGCCCGGCGTACCGAAGAGTACGCCAAGGGCATGCTGGTCCCTGGCACCCTGTTCGAAGAGTTGGGCTGGAACTACATCGGCCCGATCGACGGCCACGACCTGCCCACCCTGATCGCCACGCTGCGCAACATGCGCGACCTCAAGGGCCCGCAGTTCCTGCATATCGTCACCAAGAAAGGCAAAGGCTTCGCCCCGGCGGAAGTCGACCCGATCGGTTACCACGCGATCACCAAGCTCGAACCCCTGGATGCTCCCGCCGCCGCGCCGAAAAAGGCCAGCGGGCCGAAGTATTCCGGTGTGTTCGGTGAATGGCTGTGTGACATGGCCGCTGCCGACCCGCGCCTGGTGGGCATTACCCCGGCGATGAAGGAAGGCTCCGACCTGGTGGCGTTCAGCGAGCGTTTCCCGCTGCGCTACTTCGATGTGGCGATTGCCGAGCAGCACGCGGTGACCTTCGCGGCAGGTATGGCCTGTGAGGGCGCCAAGCCGGTGGTAGCGATCTACTCGACATTCCTGCAACGCGGTTATGACCAGTTGGTGCATGACGTGGCGGTGCAAAACCTCGACGTGCTGTTCGCCATCGACCGCGCGGGCCTGGTGGGCGAAGACGGCCCGACCCACGCCGGCAGCTTTGACCTGTCCTACCTGCGCTGCATCCCTGGCATGCTGGTCATGACACCGAGCGACGAAAACGAACTGCGCAAGATGCTCAGCACCGGCCACTTGTACAACGGCCCGGCTGCCGTGCGTTACCCGCGCGGCAATGGCCCGAATGCGGTGATCGAAAAGGACCTGGAGCCTATCGAGATCGGCAAGGGCATCGTGCGTCGCCAAGGCAGCAAGACGGCCTTCCTGGTGTTTGGCGTGCAGTTGGCCGAAGCGCTGAAGGTTGCCGAGAAGATCGACGCTACCGTGGTCGACATGCGCTTCGTCAAACCCCTGGATGAAGCGCTGGTGCGCGAGATCGCCGGCAGCCATGAGCTGCTGGTGACCGTCGAAGAAAACGCCATCATGGGTGGCGCCGGTGCGGCGGTCAGCGAATTCCTCGCGCGGGAAAATATCCTCAAGTCAGTGCTGCACCTGGGCTTGCCAGATGTGTACGTCGAACACGCCAAGCCGGCGCAGATGCTGGCAGAGTGCGGGTTGGATGAGGCCGGCATCGAGGCGTCGGTGCGCGAGCGCATGGCACTCCTGAATCTGTAA
- a CDS encoding ion channel has translation MSIFLLLRMYASSLFHRFGWAGLVIALGVHLSTAYLGLVYLGEQHLTAPATFVYFYLTTTLTVGYGDLAPQTSAGRVFVATWVMLGGIALLTAAIGKTTSSVIDAWRKGMKGKGDFTGKVGHTVLIGWEGASSERVIELLLQDETSNDNLIVICDCTLDENPMPGKAAFIRGESLSSTAFLRRAGVPGAERVLVRTPSDDLTLATVLAVNQLNPIGHVVAHFNESEIAALASSYAPSLECTSSMAIEMLVRASQDPGSSVVINELLCVGQGATQYLMRLPEAFEATFGDLYTRMKEHHNATLIGYRAKGAQQPSINPPSATRVEGGELFYIASTRLKEISNGMV, from the coding sequence ATGTCGATTTTTCTTCTGTTGCGCATGTACGCGTCCTCCCTGTTTCACCGCTTCGGTTGGGCAGGCCTGGTCATCGCCTTGGGTGTACACCTGAGCACGGCTTACCTGGGCCTGGTGTACCTGGGCGAGCAGCACCTCACCGCTCCCGCCACGTTTGTTTACTTCTATCTCACCACCACGCTGACTGTCGGCTATGGCGATCTTGCGCCGCAGACCTCGGCAGGCAGAGTGTTCGTGGCCACGTGGGTCATGCTCGGGGGCATCGCGCTGCTGACTGCAGCCATCGGCAAAACCACCAGCAGTGTCATCGATGCATGGAGAAAAGGCATGAAGGGCAAAGGCGATTTCACCGGCAAGGTCGGCCATACCGTGCTCATTGGCTGGGAAGGTGCATCCAGTGAGCGGGTCATTGAGTTGTTGCTGCAGGACGAAACCTCGAACGACAACCTGATCGTCATCTGCGATTGCACCCTCGACGAAAACCCGATGCCGGGCAAGGCGGCGTTCATCCGCGGTGAAAGCCTGTCCTCCACCGCGTTCTTACGGCGTGCAGGTGTGCCCGGTGCCGAGCGTGTGCTGGTGCGAACCCCGTCTGATGACCTGACGCTGGCCACCGTGCTGGCGGTGAACCAGTTGAACCCGATCGGGCATGTGGTCGCCCACTTCAATGAAAGCGAAATTGCCGCACTCGCCAGCTCCTATGCACCCAGCCTGGAGTGCACCTCAAGCATGGCCATCGAGATGCTGGTGCGCGCCTCTCAGGACCCGGGCTCGTCGGTGGTCATAAATGAGCTGCTGTGCGTGGGGCAGGGCGCCACCCAATACCTGATGCGATTGCCCGAGGCCTTTGAAGCCACCTTCGGCGACCTGTACACCCGAATGAAAGAACACCACAACGCCACCCTCATCGGCTATCGCGCCAAAGGCGCCCAGCAACCGTCGATCAACCCGCCCAGCGCCACGCGCGTTGAAGGCGGCGAGCTCTTCTACATTGCCTCCACCCGCCTCAAGGAAATCTCCAATGGGATGGTTTAA
- a CDS encoding NAD(P)H-dependent oxidoreductase: protein MPPRTLVILGHPSTSSFCSALADTYTHAAKNAGHEVRVLRLGDLAFDPVLHHGYSQIQPLEPDLLSAQSDILWATHLTFVFPIWWGGIPAVMKGFIDRVFLPGFAFKYRDGKAFPDKLLSGRTAHLLVTLDTPPWYYRWFYRMPGLHQMRKTTLELCGVKTLKTLLFGPVLGSTATQRDKWLKQAGALIEKGSFHVHRQSRAIVRHNHQGDSSL, encoded by the coding sequence ATGCCGCCGCGCACCCTGGTTATCCTCGGTCATCCCTCTACCTCCAGCTTCTGTTCAGCCCTGGCCGACACCTACACCCACGCCGCCAAAAACGCCGGCCATGAAGTGCGCGTGCTGCGCTTGGGCGACCTGGCTTTCGACCCCGTCCTGCACCACGGCTACAGCCAGATCCAACCGCTGGAACCCGACTTGCTCAGCGCGCAATCCGACATTCTTTGGGCCACCCATCTGACGTTTGTGTTCCCAATCTGGTGGGGCGGCATTCCCGCGGTGATGAAAGGGTTTATCGACCGCGTTTTCCTGCCCGGCTTTGCCTTCAAATACCGGGACGGCAAGGCTTTCCCTGACAAACTGCTCTCAGGCCGCACCGCGCACCTGTTAGTGACCCTGGACACGCCGCCATGGTATTACCGCTGGTTCTACCGCATGCCGGGCCTCCATCAGATGCGCAAGACCACGCTGGAGTTGTGTGGGGTAAAAACGCTCAAGACGTTGCTGTTCGGGCCGGTGCTGGGCTCTACTGCGACACAGCGGGACAAGTGGCTGAAACAAGCCGGCGCGTTAATAGAGAAAGGGAGTTTTCATGTACATCGGCAAAGCCGCGCAATTGTCAGGCACAACCATCAAGGCGATTCGTCACTATGA
- a CDS encoding TonB-dependent receptor domain-containing protein, whose protein sequence is MKHLYLALLLLPSPDLLADTRDDALKLPNVVISANRQVQARNDSSAANTVFTRDDIDRLQPTRLTDLLNRVPGVQIAPTGGRGSLPGVYIRGTKSAQSLVLVDGQRIANATSGDSGLQYLNVDQIERVEVLRGSRSVIYGSDAIGGVIQVFTRRNAEQGLQPRLKLGFGSHHTWERSLGLSGGDEQTRFNLGASLDETAGINATRTSFPSDGDHDAYRNQSLSLNLSHTFNDALEVGFNLLDNRGKSEYDNSFGRYDIATGQTVGQKPYTDYTVSSASGYADATLNEHWQSRLEWGHSENRDTKRDTLSDDFSVFNTYRDSVNWQNDLTLNEQNSLILGADWYEDRFHGSTTFTENSRWNRAAFVQHRFHGEWFSTELGLRRDQNQQFGGQNSWSGTVTLPVNPDNDLLLSYSEGFRAPTFNDLYYPDTKYSNPDLQPETSKSYELQWRSQLSDSTRLEASLYRTDLSDAIILDRAGRPQNVASARINGVEAALKQELFGWQGNLGLSLIDPRDRDSGHTLARRARRTLSLDLDRQFDKLGLGASWQAISHSYDDEDNTHRLGGYALLGLRSSWALNREVSLSLKVDNLLDKTYARARYSYDDPGFLNNQDYREEGRVWMLGVTWTPEI, encoded by the coding sequence ATGAAACACCTGTACCTTGCCCTGCTGCTGCTACCCTCCCCGGACCTGCTCGCCGACACCCGCGACGATGCCTTGAAACTCCCCAACGTCGTCATCAGCGCCAACCGCCAAGTCCAGGCCCGCAATGACAGCAGCGCCGCCAACACGGTGTTCACCCGCGACGACATCGACCGCCTGCAACCCACCCGCCTCACCGACCTGCTCAACCGCGTGCCCGGCGTGCAAATAGCGCCAACCGGTGGCCGTGGCAGCCTGCCCGGGGTGTATATCCGTGGCACCAAATCCGCGCAAAGCCTGGTGCTGGTGGACGGCCAGCGCATTGCCAATGCCACTTCCGGTGACAGCGGCCTGCAATACCTCAACGTCGACCAGATCGAACGGGTAGAAGTGCTGCGCGGCTCACGCTCGGTGATCTACGGCAGCGATGCGATTGGCGGCGTGATTCAGGTGTTCACCCGGCGTAACGCCGAACAAGGCCTGCAACCGCGCCTGAAGCTCGGGTTCGGCAGCCATCACACCTGGGAGCGCAGCCTCGGTCTCTCCGGTGGCGATGAACAGACCCGTTTCAACCTGGGCGCGAGCCTGGATGAGACCGCCGGTATCAACGCCACCCGCACGTCATTCCCCAGCGATGGCGACCATGACGCCTACCGCAACCAATCCCTCAGCCTGAACCTCAGCCATACCTTCAATGATGCACTGGAGGTGGGCTTCAACCTGTTGGATAACCGCGGCAAATCGGAGTATGACAACAGCTTCGGCCGCTACGACATCGCGACCGGGCAGACCGTTGGGCAAAAGCCCTACACGGACTACACCGTCAGCAGCGCCAGTGGCTATGCCGATGCCACGCTCAACGAGCACTGGCAGTCGCGCCTGGAATGGGGCCATAGCGAGAACCGTGACACCAAGCGCGACACCCTCAGCGATGACTTCAGCGTGTTCAATACCTACCGCGACTCGGTGAACTGGCAGAACGACCTGACACTGAATGAGCAGAACAGCCTGATCCTCGGTGCCGACTGGTATGAAGACCGCTTCCACGGCTCCACGACCTTCACCGAAAACAGCCGCTGGAACCGCGCCGCCTTTGTGCAGCACCGCTTCCACGGCGAATGGTTTTCCACTGAGCTGGGGCTACGGCGCGACCAGAACCAGCAGTTTGGCGGGCAAAACAGTTGGAGTGGCACCGTCACATTGCCGGTCAACCCGGACAACGACCTGCTACTGAGCTACAGCGAAGGCTTCCGAGCGCCGACCTTCAACGACCTGTATTACCCCGATACGAAGTACAGCAACCCCGACCTGCAACCTGAAACCTCGAAGAGCTACGAGCTGCAATGGCGCAGCCAGTTGAGCGACAGCACGCGCTTGGAAGCCTCGCTGTACCGCACCGACTTGAGTGATGCGATCATCCTCGACCGCGCAGGCCGGCCGCAAAACGTGGCGTCTGCACGCATCAACGGCGTTGAGGCCGCGCTCAAGCAGGAACTGTTTGGCTGGCAAGGTAACCTCGGGCTGTCGCTCATCGACCCACGCGACCGAGACAGCGGCCACACCCTGGCCCGCCGGGCGCGGCGTACGTTGAGCCTGGATCTGGATCGGCAGTTCGACAAACTGGGGCTGGGCGCCAGCTGGCAGGCCATCAGCCACAGCTATGACGATGAAGACAACACGCACCGCCTGGGGGGTTATGCCTTGTTGGGGTTGCGCAGCAGTTGGGCGCTGAACCGGGAAGTATCGCTGTCGCTGAAGGTCGATAACCTGCTGGACAAAACCTATGCGCGGGCGCGTTACAGCTATGACGACCCGGGGTTCTTGAACAATCAGGATTATCGCGAAGAGGGTCGGGTGTGGATGCTGGGAGTCACGTGGACACCTGAGATCTGA
- a CDS encoding exodeoxyribonuclease VII small subunit — protein MARKKVALDFEQSLADLQTLVERLENGELSLEDSLTAFEQGIGLTRDCQSALAQAEQKVQVLLERDGELAEEPFDAEQPE, from the coding sequence ATGGCCCGCAAAAAAGTTGCACTCGATTTCGAACAATCCCTCGCCGACCTGCAAACCTTGGTCGAGCGTCTGGAGAACGGCGAGTTGTCGCTGGAAGACTCGTTGACAGCGTTTGAGCAAGGCATCGGCCTGACCCGTGACTGCCAGAGCGCGCTCGCGCAGGCGGAGCAGAAGGTGCAGGTGCTGCTGGAACGTGACGGGGAGTTGGCCGAAGAGCCTTTCGATGCGGAACAGCCCGAATGA
- the ycaC gene encoding isochorismate family cysteine hydrolase YcaC, translating into MSTPTYNRLNKDDAVVLLVDHQTGLISLVQDFSPNEFKNNVLALADLAKFFNLPTILTTSFEQGPNGPLVPELKEMFPDAPYIARPGQINAWDNEDFVKAIKATGRKQIIIAGVVTDVCVAFPTLSALAEGFDVFVVTDASGTFNTTVQQAAWSRMTQAGAQMMNWFSVACELHRDWRNDIEGLGNLLSQRIPNYRNLMNGYSALTARKD; encoded by the coding sequence ATGAGCACTCCAACCTACAACCGCTTGAACAAAGACGACGCCGTAGTCCTGCTGGTCGACCACCAGACCGGCCTTATCTCCCTGGTGCAGGACTTCTCGCCCAACGAGTTCAAGAACAACGTGCTGGCCCTCGCCGACCTGGCCAAGTTCTTCAACCTGCCGACCATCCTCACCACCAGCTTCGAGCAAGGCCCCAACGGCCCACTGGTACCGGAGTTGAAGGAGATGTTCCCGGACGCGCCGTACATCGCTCGCCCTGGCCAGATCAATGCCTGGGACAACGAAGACTTCGTCAAGGCGATCAAGGCCACCGGTCGTAAGCAGATCATCATTGCCGGTGTGGTCACGGATGTGTGCGTAGCGTTCCCGACCTTGTCGGCGCTGGCGGAAGGGTTTGATGTGTTTGTGGTGACCGATGCATCGGGCACCTTCAACACCACGGTGCAGCAGGCAGCGTGGAGCCGGATGACGCAGGCCGGGGCGCAGATGATGAATTGGTTCTCGGTGGCCTGTGAGCTGCATCGCGACTGGCGCAACGATATCGAAGGCTTGGGAAACCTGTTGTCCCAGCGCATTCCCAACTATCGCAACTTGATGAACGGCTACTCGGCGCTGACGGCGCGCAAGGACTGA
- a CDS encoding PspA/IM30 family protein, with the protein MTQSIWSKLFTALRGGASEVGESIVDQQALRILDQEIRDADTALANAKRELVSIMAKHKLATDRVSEYDAKIKDLESKAMAALQANREDLALEVAEAISTLTSERDTEHKQATEFGGYADSMRKDITKAESRIKSLRQQVDMAKARESVQKAQVSASIASGGANGKLETAVGTLNRLQAKQQQRAAELQAQDELVEASTGTDLERKLREAGITPNEGSANAILERLKQKSAE; encoded by the coding sequence ATGACTCAATCCATCTGGAGCAAACTGTTCACCGCGCTACGTGGCGGTGCCAGCGAAGTCGGCGAATCGATCGTCGACCAACAAGCCCTGCGCATCCTCGACCAGGAAATTCGTGATGCGGACACCGCGCTGGCCAACGCCAAGCGTGAGCTGGTCAGCATCATGGCCAAGCACAAACTGGCTACTGATCGCGTCAGCGAGTACGACGCCAAGATCAAGGACCTGGAGTCCAAGGCGATGGCTGCCCTGCAGGCCAATCGTGAAGACCTCGCCCTGGAAGTCGCCGAAGCGATTTCGACCCTGACCAGCGAGCGGGACACCGAGCACAAGCAGGCCACCGAGTTCGGCGGCTACGCGGACAGCATGCGCAAGGACATCACCAAGGCCGAAAGCCGGATCAAGAGCCTGCGCCAGCAAGTGGACATGGCCAAGGCGCGCGAAAGCGTACAGAAGGCCCAGGTCAGCGCCTCTATCGCCAGCGGTGGTGCCAACGGCAAGCTGGAAACCGCCGTCGGTACGCTGAACCGCCTGCAGGCCAAGCAGCAGCAACGCGCCGCTGAACTGCAAGCCCAGGATGAACTGGTCGAGGCGTCGACGGGAACTGACCTGGAACGCAAGCTGCGCGAAGCCGGCATCACGCCGAACGAAGGCAGCGCCAATGCGATTCTGGAACGCTTGAAGCAAAAGTCGGCCGAGTAA